The following is a genomic window from Phycisphaerae bacterium.
GCAGTCGACCGAGCACGATGAAACCCACAAGCCAAAGGCTCAATACGACCAAGCTCAAGGTCGTTGCCGATCCCATTCAACCACCTTGCGCGCAACGTTGAGACCGCACAGGACCACCATGGGCATGCCGCCACCAGGGTTCACCGAGCCGCCGACGAAGAACAGATTCGGATATCTCGTGCTTTGCTTCGGTGCTTTGAAGGCGAGATTCCTGAAGCGGTCGGCAACAACACCGTAGATTGCCCCTTTGTTGGAGTAGTACTGCTCGCGAATGTCAAGCGGCGTCCAGCAATGCTCGAAGACCACGTGTCGGCGCAGGCCCTGCAGCCCCATCCGCTCCAGTTTGTCAATGACCCGTTCCTTGAACCTCAGATAGGCCTCACGCGTGAGCGGATTCGCGTCATCAACATGGGGGATGTGCGGCAGAATCTTCAGGCAGTCGCAGCCGGGCGGCGCGACCGTCGGGTCGGTCCTCGACGCGGCAACGAGATAGATCGTGGGATCCGGCGGCAGTTGGCGTCTGCGGAAGACGGTGTGAAAATGCTCTCGCTGGTTGCCCGAAAAGAAGAAATTGTGGTGCGCAAGCTGGGGGTACTGGGTATCCAAGCCAAGCTCCAACACCAGGCCGGAGCAGGCCGGCTCGAATCGCGCCAGACTCCGCATGAACACCTTGCCTTCGCCGAGCAGCCGCTCGTAGGCCGGAATGACTTCCATGTTCGAGACCACGATGTCGGCAGGATGGAACTGGCCACCCGCAACAACGATGCCGGTGACACGGCCGCTCTCCTTGCGGATCTCGGTGACCTCACTTCTCAGGCAGACGGTGATGCCGAGGTCGTCCAACAGGGACTGGAGACCCAGGGCGATGTTGTACAGACCGCCGTCCACATACCAGAGATCGTACCGGAACTGGATCGTCGGCAGGCAATTCATGAAGGCGGGCGCGTGATATGCCGACGAGCCGACATACTTGATGAAGTAGTCGAATGTGTCCTGCATGTGCCGCGTCTTCAGGAATCTCCTCACCCCGCCGTGCATGGTGCGAAGAAGGTCGAACTGCGGGAACTTCCTGAGTCCGTAGAATCGCGAGAAGTCCCTCGCAGTGTCAAGACCTTGCTCGAAGTAGCCAGCATTGACGAGATCGTAGAGGTTGGAGGCGTACTTCAGGAACCGGTGCACGTTTTCGGGGTCTTCCCCGACTTTGCGGGCCTCCGCCGCCATGCGATCGGGCTCGGGATAGAGATCCACGGCCGTCCCGTCCTCGAAGAAGTTCCGCCAATGGGGGCGCAACGGGCGGATCGGGATGTAAGCACTCATCTTCTTGCCCGACCTCTCGAACAGACGGGCGAAGATGTGCGGTAACGTCAGGATGGACGGACCGAGGTCGAAACTGTATCCCCGCTCCTTGAGGACATTAAGCTTCCCACCGATCTTCGCGTTCTTCTCGTGGATCGTGACGGCGTAACCTTCCTGTGCGAGGGCAATGGCCGCCGACAAGCCGCCCAGGCCCGCACCGATGACGCGGACATTCTTGCTCATGCATCCGCTCCTCTGCCGCCTGCAAAAGGGCTAAAGACGACCGGATCGCCCGTTTCCGAATCACCACTTGACGAGCCCACAGGTCATCGCCGACACTTTACCAGATTGGCAATGGATTTCACCTCACTCATCACCCGGCAACGTGCTTACTTCCAGACGGGGGCGACCCGTTCGCTGGGCTTTCGCCTCGGTCAGCTACAGAATCTTTACAGTGCAATCGAATCCGGCGAAGAGGCCCTGATCAGCGCGTTACACCGCGATTTGCGCAAGTCGCCGCACGAGGCCTACGCGACGGAAATCGGCCTCGTGTTGGGTGAGATCCGTCATGCCCTGCACAACCTGCTGTCCTGGGCCAAGCCGCAGCGCCGCCGAAGCTCGCTGCTCACCTGGCCGGCGCGCGGCTTGATTTGCCCCGAACCGTACGGCGTGGCTCTGATCATCGGACCGTGGAACTACCCCTTCCAGTTGCTGCTGGCCCCGTTGGTCGGCGCGATTGCCGCCGGGAACTGTGTCGTTCTGAAGCCCTCCGAATTCGCACCCCAGACCGCAGCCGCGATGGCACGACTCATCGGGACCGTGTTTCCCGACAAATACATCGCCATTGTCCAAGGTCAGCGCGATGTCGCCGAGGCGCTGCTCCGAGAAAAGTGGGACACGGTGTTCTTCACCGGCAGCACCAGCGTGGGTCGCGCGGTGATGGCCGCCGCTGCACGGCATCTCACCCCCGTGACCCTTGAGCTGGGCGGCAAGTGTCCGTGCCTTGTCTGCGCAGATGCGCCGCTTGAGACGGTCGCTCGTCGCATCGTCTGGGGCAAGTTCATGAATGCCGGTCAGACCTGCGTTGCGCCGGACCATGTTCTCGTGGATCGACACGTCAGCGATAAACTCGTCGATTCGATGAAACGGGTGCTGCGCGAGTTCTACGGCGACGACCCGCGAAACAACCCGAACTACAGCCGCATCGTGAACCGCAGGCACTTCGACCGACTCATCGGCTATCTCGGTAGTGGTCGAGTCCTCTGCGGCGGGGAACACGATGGCGGCGACTTGTACATCGCACCCACGGTTCTGACCGATGTGGCGATGGACGCCCCAGTCATGCAGGAGGAGATCTTCGGTCCGATCCTGCCGATACTGGAGTTCACCGCCCTGGACGAGGTACTGACATCTCTTCGCGACCGATCGACGCCGCTGGCCCTCTACCTGTTCACCAGGAACCGCGCGATACAGGATCGCGTGCTCGCGGGAACGCGGTCGGGTGGCGTCTGCATCAACGACACGGTGTCGCACATCGTCGGCCACAACCTGCCTTTCGGCGGTCTGGGCGAAAGCGGTATGGGAGCCTACCACGGCAGGGCGAGTTTCGAGTGTTTCTCGCACCGACGCTCTGTGCTGCGCCGTTCACTCGCCTTTGATCCGAAGCTGCGTTATCCGCCCCCACGATTCACGTTGGCCACCCTCAAGCGAATCTACCGCTTCTTCATGTGACGCGGAGCTTGCGGGTTGAGCGTTTTTCGCCTATAGAAAACGTCATGTCGGAACACGTCTTGATCATTGGGGCTGGACCAGGCGGGCTGGCCGCGGCCATGCTGCTCGCTCATGCCGGTCTTAAGGTGACGATAGTCGAACGCGAGCCTCGCGTCGGCGGCCGGACGTCGGCCATCGAGGGCGACGGGTATCGCTTTGACCTCGGGCCGACATTCTTTCTTTACCCACAGATTCTGGAAGAAATATTCGCGGCGGTCGGGCACGATCTGCACCGCGAGGTGCCAATGTGCAAACTCGACCCCCAATACCGGCTGATCTTCGGCGAAGGCGGTGAATTGACCTGCAGGCCCGACGTCGAGGCAATGGTAACCGAGATTGCCAAGATCTCTCCGGAGGACGCGCCGCGATTTCGCCAATTCATGGTAGATAACCGAGTGAAGCTGGAGAAATTCGCCCCGTGCCTTCAATCCCCGTTCCTCGGCTGGACGAGCCTGCTGCAGACACGTCTCCTCGCCGTGCTACCCTACTTGAAGCCCTGGAAGTCGCTCCACGCTGAACTGGCCGGCTACTTCCACGACCCGCGACTGCAACTGGCGTTCACATTTCAGTCAAAATACCTGGGCATGTCGCCATTCCAGTGCCCAAGCCTGTTCTCGATCCTCTCTTTCCTCGAGTACGAGCACGGCATCTGGCATCCAATTGGCGGCTGCAACGCGCTGACCAGCGCCATGGCGAGGATCGCGGCCCAGTTGGGTGCAACCATACGGCTCAACGAAGCTGTCGAGCAGATTCTGTTCGAAGGGCGCCGCGCCGTCGGCGTACGCACCGCAAAGGGAGAGATTCGAGGCGACGCTGTTGTTGTCAATGCCGATTTCGGCCACGCAATGACGACACTGGTGCCCAACCGACTTCGCCACAAGTGGACCGACGCGACCATTGCCCGAAAGCGATACTCCTGCTCCACTTTCATGCTCTACCTCGGCATCGAAGGCCGGTATGACCAGTTGGCCCACCATAACATCTACATCGCACCAAATTATCGGCAGAATCTCGACGAGATCGAACGGCTTCACGTGCTTTCGGATGCCCCGTCGTTCTACGTGGCCAACACCTGCTTCACCGACGACACGATGGCCCCGCCGGAGCATAGCGCGCTCTACGTGCTCGTCCCGGTAACGCATCAGCATTCCAACGTCGACTGGACGAAGGAGCGAGATCGG
Proteins encoded in this region:
- the crtI gene encoding phytoene desaturase, with the translated sequence MSEHVLIIGAGPGGLAAAMLLAHAGLKVTIVEREPRVGGRTSAIEGDGYRFDLGPTFFLYPQILEEIFAAVGHDLHREVPMCKLDPQYRLIFGEGGELTCRPDVEAMVTEIAKISPEDAPRFRQFMVDNRVKLEKFAPCLQSPFLGWTSLLQTRLLAVLPYLKPWKSLHAELAGYFHDPRLQLAFTFQSKYLGMSPFQCPSLFSILSFLEYEHGIWHPIGGCNALTSAMARIAAQLGATIRLNEAVEQILFEGRRAVGVRTAKGEIRGDAVVVNADFGHAMTTLVPNRLRHKWTDATIARKRYSCSTFMLYLGIEGRYDQLAHHNIYIAPNYRQNLDEIERLHVLSDAPSFYVANTCFTDDTMAPPEHSALYVLVPVTHQHSNVDWTKERDRYRQVALRQLAKLGLNDVERRIRFERIITPVDWEHQPGIYRGATFNLAHNLGQMLHLRPRNRFEDFDRLYLVGGGTHPGSGLPVIFESARISSKLLLDDLGRQA
- a CDS encoding aldehyde dehydrogenase, which encodes MDFTSLITRQRAYFQTGATRSLGFRLGQLQNLYSAIESGEEALISALHRDLRKSPHEAYATEIGLVLGEIRHALHNLLSWAKPQRRRSSLLTWPARGLICPEPYGVALIIGPWNYPFQLLLAPLVGAIAAGNCVVLKPSEFAPQTAAAMARLIGTVFPDKYIAIVQGQRDVAEALLREKWDTVFFTGSTSVGRAVMAAAARHLTPVTLELGGKCPCLVCADAPLETVARRIVWGKFMNAGQTCVAPDHVLVDRHVSDKLVDSMKRVLREFYGDDPRNNPNYSRIVNRRHFDRLIGYLGSGRVLCGGEHDGGDLYIAPTVLTDVAMDAPVMQEEIFGPILPILEFTALDEVLTSLRDRSTPLALYLFTRNRAIQDRVLAGTRSGGVCINDTVSHIVGHNLPFGGLGESGMGAYHGRASFECFSHRRSVLRRSLAFDPKLRYPPPRFTLATLKRIYRFFM
- the crtI gene encoding phytoene desaturase: MSKNVRVIGAGLGGLSAAIALAQEGYAVTIHEKNAKIGGKLNVLKERGYSFDLGPSILTLPHIFARLFERSGKKMSAYIPIRPLRPHWRNFFEDGTAVDLYPEPDRMAAEARKVGEDPENVHRFLKYASNLYDLVNAGYFEQGLDTARDFSRFYGLRKFPQFDLLRTMHGGVRRFLKTRHMQDTFDYFIKYVGSSAYHAPAFMNCLPTIQFRYDLWYVDGGLYNIALGLQSLLDDLGITVCLRSEVTEIRKESGRVTGIVVAGGQFHPADIVVSNMEVIPAYERLLGEGKVFMRSLARFEPACSGLVLELGLDTQYPQLAHHNFFFSGNQREHFHTVFRRRQLPPDPTIYLVAASRTDPTVAPPGCDCLKILPHIPHVDDANPLTREAYLRFKERVIDKLERMGLQGLRRHVVFEHCWTPLDIREQYYSNKGAIYGVVADRFRNLAFKAPKQSTRYPNLFFVGGSVNPGGGMPMVVLCGLNVARKVVEWDRQRP